A genomic window from Streptomyces sp. MST-110588 includes:
- a CDS encoding ATP-binding protein, with product MHTPAETWSYGLFIPHDPRAVGVVRATLRQILSGAGLNCLVEATELMVSELVTNAYRHTRTDAYVSMERSPHELTVAVWDTGAGQPEPRHPEPEDECGRGLGIVQACADSWGVRDHPNGKSVWFTLVPKAE from the coding sequence TTGCATACGCCGGCCGAGACCTGGTCCTACGGACTCTTCATCCCCCACGACCCGCGGGCGGTGGGCGTCGTCCGAGCCACCCTGCGGCAGATCCTCAGCGGCGCCGGACTCAACTGTCTCGTGGAGGCGACCGAGTTGATGGTGTCGGAGCTGGTGACCAACGCCTACCGGCACACCCGTACCGACGCGTACGTGAGCATGGAGCGCTCCCCGCACGAACTGACCGTCGCGGTATGGGACACCGGGGCCGGGCAGCCGGAGCCGCGCCACCCCGAACCGGAGGACGAGTGCGGGCGCGGCCTGGGCATCGTGCAGGCGTGCGCCGACTCCTGGGGCGTACGCGATCACCCGAACGGGAAGTCGGTGTGGTTCACCCTGGTACCGAAGGCGGAGTGA